The Malus domestica chromosome 06, GDT2T_hap1 genome has a segment encoding these proteins:
- the LOC103437687 gene encoding protein LATERAL ORGAN BOUNDARIES — protein MASSSSSYNSPCAACKFLRRKCMPGCIFAPYFPPEEPQKFANVHKIFGASNVTKLLNELLPHQREDAVNSLAYEAEARVRDPVYGCVGAISFLQRQVQRLQKELDAANADLIRYACNELTTTVLPPPTASMAGINSVIQPNMAPQRRLVDHPSHHHQYYQQTSTTTTSNAPGVAFPVPYLPWNGGGAGSGGGGGGEGRM, from the coding sequence ATGGCATCCTCCAGCTCCTCCTATAACTCTCCATGCGCTGCCTGCAAGTTCTTGAGAAGGAAATGCATGCCCGGCTGCATTTTCGCACCGTATTTCCCACCAGAGGAGCCCCAAAAGTTTGCAAACGTCCACAAGATCTTCGGGGCAAGCAATGTCACCAAACTTCTAAACGAGCTCCTGCCTCACCAGCGTGAGGATGCCGTGAACTCCCTGGCGTATGAGGCCGAGGCACGTGTCAGGGACCCGGTCTATGGCTGTGTTGGTGCCATTTCTTTCCTCCAACGACAGGTCCAGAGGCTCCAGAAGGAGCTCGATGCCGCTAATGCTGATCTCATCCGCTATGCCTGCAATGAACTCACAACAACTGTGTTGCCTCCTCCTACTGCATCAATGGCCGGGATAAATTCGGTAATTCAGCCGAACATGGCTCCTCAGAGAAGGTTGGTTGATCATCCTTCTCATCATCATCAGTATTACCAACAAACCAGTACAACTACAACTAGTAATGCTCCTGGAGTCGCTTTCCCAGTACCTTATCTTCCGTGGAATGGAGGAGGAgcaggtagtggtggtggtggaggaggagaGGGCAGAATGTGA